A genomic stretch from Bacteroidia bacterium includes:
- the secG gene encoding preprotein translocase subunit SecG → MFYAILTLILISAILLILVVLVQNSKGGGLASNFTPSNQILGARQTADFLEKMTWGLAVAIIVLSIVANIFISGGSNEVKESEVQQMMDNGSVPTSNTPQQPAPGAQPAAQPAQPATPPAK, encoded by the coding sequence ATGTTTTACGCAATACTTACTCTCATTTTAATTTCTGCTATTTTATTAATTTTAGTAGTTTTAGTTCAAAACTCCAAAGGCGGAGGATTGGCTTCCAATTTTACACCAAGCAACCAAATTCTTGGCGCTCGTCAAACAGCGGATTTCTTAGAGAAAATGACCTGGGGTTTAGCAGTTGCTATTATTGTTTTGAGCATTGTTGCCAATATCTTTATTTCTGGAGGAAGCAACGAAGTTAAAGAATCAGAAGTGCAGCAAATGATGGACAATGGTTCTGTGCCAACTTCCAACACTCCTCAGCAACCTGCTCCTGGTGCTCAACCGGCTGCACAACCTGCACAACCTGCAACTCCACCTGCCAAATAA